In a genomic window of Niallia taxi:
- a CDS encoding MFS transporter: MNLVNNQQNETWLRNIVLFLSSQTISLFGSSLVQYAIMWHITLTTESGMMMTLYIICGFIPTFILSPIAGVWADRYNRKILIVLSDGLIAFATLILAILFIMGFDSIWLLFVMAAIRAFGAGIQTPAVGAILPQVVPKEKLTKVNGVNGSIQAIIMFVSPMVSAALLATTAIEIIFFIDVITAAIAIVTMLSFVKISVHEKAAEKQTTSYFADFKEGLSYVNSNSFLKSFFVFFAIFFVLMAPAAFLTPLQVTRSFGSDVWRLTAVELAFSIGMIAGGGIIAAWGGFRNKISTMTLASVIMGVCTLTLGIAPSFWLYLIFMGVFGIAMPIFNTPTTVLLQEKISEEYLGRVFGVLGMISTSMMPIGMLIFGPLADIIRIEWLLIGTGLFMLVLTVFLSRNKALIEAGEPVVTEA; the protein is encoded by the coding sequence ATGAACTTAGTTAATAATCAGCAAAATGAAACTTGGTTAAGAAACATCGTCCTGTTTTTAAGCAGCCAGACTATTTCGCTTTTTGGATCATCTCTAGTTCAGTATGCGATCATGTGGCATATCACATTAACAACAGAATCAGGAATGATGATGACATTGTATATCATCTGTGGCTTTATTCCGACATTTATTCTGTCACCAATCGCAGGAGTTTGGGCAGACAGATACAATCGGAAAATCTTGATTGTACTTTCTGATGGGCTTATCGCATTTGCTACATTAATCCTGGCCATTCTTTTTATAATGGGCTTTGATTCAATCTGGCTCTTGTTTGTTATGGCGGCGATTCGGGCATTTGGGGCGGGAATTCAAACACCTGCTGTTGGTGCCATCTTGCCACAGGTTGTTCCTAAGGAAAAGCTGACAAAGGTTAATGGAGTGAATGGCAGCATTCAGGCTATCATCATGTTCGTATCACCGATGGTAAGTGCTGCATTATTGGCAACTACAGCCATTGAGATTATCTTCTTTATAGATGTCATTACAGCAGCAATAGCAATTGTTACAATGCTTTCCTTTGTAAAAATATCTGTACATGAAAAGGCAGCTGAAAAACAGACAACAAGCTATTTTGCCGATTTTAAAGAGGGCTTGAGCTATGTGAACAGCAACAGCTTTTTGAAGTCATTTTTCGTGTTTTTTGCGATTTTCTTTGTGTTAATGGCACCTGCTGCATTTTTGACACCGCTCCAGGTTACTCGCAGCTTTGGAAGTGATGTGTGGCGTTTGACAGCAGTTGAACTTGCCTTTTCCATCGGGATGATTGCAGGAGGCGGCATCATTGCAGCTTGGGGCGGCTTCCGCAATAAGATCAGCACAATGACTCTTGCAAGTGTCATTATGGGTGTATGCACATTAACTCTCGGAATTGCGCCGTCATTTTGGTTATATTTAATCTTCATGGGAGTCTTCGGCATTGCGATGCCAATTTTTAACACACCAACTACTGTACTTTTGCAGGAGAAAATCTCTGAGGAATATTTAGGAAGAGTTTTTGGCGTGTTAGGAATGATCTCTACCTCCATGATGCCAATCGGTATGCTTATTTTCGGTCCACTCGCAGATATTATTAGAATTGAATGGCTGTTAATAGGCACTGGATTATTCATGCTTGTGCTTACCGTTTTCTTAAGCCGGAATAAGGCACTAATTGAAGCAGGTGAGCCTGTGGTTACTGAAGCTTAA
- a CDS encoding MmcQ/YjbR family DNA-binding protein gives MEDILKEYCKSLFGATYDFQVDWNADRFHIGGKIFAMLSSNQNGQKYITLKCDPGESEELQEVHKGIIIPGYHMNKTHWITVYYESDLSVEFLQKLICNSYNLIFGKLTRKMQNEIMENSILKD, from the coding sequence ATGGAGGACATCTTAAAGGAATATTGTAAAAGTTTATTTGGCGCAACATATGATTTTCAAGTAGATTGGAACGCAGACCGTTTTCACATTGGCGGGAAAATTTTTGCCATGTTAAGCTCCAATCAAAACGGCCAAAAATATATAACATTAAAATGTGATCCAGGTGAGTCCGAAGAATTACAAGAGGTTCATAAAGGAATTATCATTCCAGGTTACCATATGAATAAAACGCATTGGATAACTGTTTATTATGAATCAGATTTATCAGTGGAATTTCTTCAGAAGCTTATTTGTAATTCCTATAACTTGATTTTTGGGAAGTTAACAAGGAAAATGCAAAATGAAATAATGGAAAATAGTATACTTAAAGATTGA
- a CDS encoding glycoside hydrolase family 3 N-terminal domain-containing protein, with product MVHFNQAHETEKSQVEALLAKMTLKEKVGQVNQKLYGWEVYEKTDTGYVLTEKFKEHVQQWDGIGVLYGLFRSDPWSAIHFDNGITVEASAEVANMIQQYVKENTRLGIPVLLSEECSHGHQGLDSMITPVNLGIGATWNPELHEKLMAAVAEEVRAKGAHLALVSTLDILRDPRWGRSEECFSEDPFLAAQLTEAVVNGMQGKQAELIPEDKMIAVLKHFAAQGNGAGGKNAAPASIGERELREIHLPPMRAAIQSGVLACMAAYNEIDGIPCHANGHLLQQILREELGFNGVVMADGCALDNLVALTESREKAAALALESGVDISLWDDVYPALEAAVELGLVSEEKLNDAVRRVLTLKYKMELFDNPFVEKNPQRNKEQSEKINLESARQSIVLLKNDGILPLKKELKRIAVIGPNADAMYNQLGDYTPFQRESRVITVLKGITSLAKDAEVVYEQGCGIRSDKEEGLEKAVRLASNSDVAVVVLGGSSARDFNAQFDLNGAVINTTGEEEMDCGENVDTADLELGGLQLKLLQKVIETGTPVVVVLISGRPHAIPWIAEHAPAILSAWYPGQMGGQAIAEILFGEVNPSGRLPVSIPRSAMQLPVFYNYKDGGYKKDHYDMSGDPLYPFGFGLSYTEFVYDNLQISRESIAAETLADGEKFCISVNVTNIGDNNGYDVLQLYIKGKAGSIIRRVKELKGFKKVWLAAGETKEVRLELGAEELQVFSSHNTYKVEQGDFEIEVGNPVSSLGAALNIS from the coding sequence ATGGTTCATTTTAATCAAGCGCACGAAACGGAAAAAAGCCAAGTTGAAGCATTATTAGCTAAAATGACATTAAAGGAAAAGGTTGGCCAGGTTAATCAAAAGCTGTATGGCTGGGAGGTCTACGAAAAAACAGACACTGGCTATGTTCTAACGGAAAAGTTTAAAGAACATGTACAGCAATGGGATGGAATTGGTGTTCTCTATGGGTTATTCCGTTCTGATCCATGGTCTGCCATTCATTTTGACAATGGCATAACAGTGGAAGCGAGTGCTGAAGTAGCCAATATGATCCAGCAATATGTTAAGGAAAATACAAGACTAGGCATCCCAGTTCTGCTGTCAGAAGAATGCTCACACGGTCATCAAGGCTTAGATAGTATGATAACACCTGTTAATTTAGGGATTGGTGCAACGTGGAATCCAGAGCTGCATGAGAAACTAATGGCAGCTGTTGCAGAGGAAGTCCGTGCAAAAGGTGCTCATCTTGCACTCGTTTCGACATTGGATATATTGCGTGATCCGCGCTGGGGTAGATCAGAGGAATGCTTTAGTGAGGATCCTTTTCTCGCAGCACAGTTAACAGAGGCTGTTGTTAATGGGATGCAAGGGAAGCAAGCTGAGCTGATTCCAGAGGACAAAATGATTGCCGTATTAAAGCACTTCGCTGCACAGGGAAACGGTGCGGGAGGCAAAAATGCCGCACCAGCTTCCATTGGTGAAAGAGAATTGAGGGAAATTCACTTGCCGCCGATGAGAGCGGCTATCCAATCAGGTGTTCTCGCCTGCATGGCCGCCTATAATGAAATTGATGGCATACCCTGCCATGCTAACGGTCATCTTCTTCAGCAGATTCTGAGAGAGGAATTAGGATTTAATGGAGTGGTAATGGCTGACGGCTGTGCACTTGATAATTTAGTTGCCTTAACGGAAAGCAGAGAAAAGGCAGCAGCATTAGCACTTGAAAGTGGTGTAGACATAAGCCTGTGGGATGATGTGTATCCAGCTTTGGAGGCTGCAGTCGAATTAGGACTTGTTAGTGAGGAAAAGCTTAATGACGCTGTAAGAAGAGTGTTGACACTTAAATACAAAATGGAGTTGTTTGACAATCCTTTCGTGGAGAAGAACCCACAGAGAAATAAGGAACAGTCAGAAAAAATCAATTTGGAATCAGCTCGACAGTCGATTGTGCTGTTAAAAAATGATGGTATTCTTCCCTTGAAAAAGGAGCTGAAAAGAATTGCGGTCATTGGCCCGAATGCAGATGCGATGTATAATCAGCTTGGCGATTATACACCATTTCAAAGAGAAAGCCGAGTCATCACCGTCTTGAAGGGAATCACATCATTGGCAAAAGATGCAGAGGTGGTATATGAACAGGGCTGCGGCATTCGATCTGATAAGGAGGAAGGATTGGAAAAAGCAGTTCGTCTTGCCAGTAATTCAGATGTTGCTGTTGTTGTTTTAGGCGGTTCAAGTGCAAGGGATTTTAATGCCCAGTTTGATCTGAACGGTGCAGTTATTAATACAACTGGTGAGGAGGAAATGGACTGCGGCGAAAATGTCGATACTGCCGATTTGGAGCTTGGTGGTCTGCAGCTTAAGCTTTTGCAAAAGGTAATAGAAACAGGGACACCGGTTGTAGTGGTACTGATTTCTGGCAGACCCCATGCAATTCCTTGGATTGCAGAGCATGCGCCAGCAATCTTAAGTGCATGGTATCCAGGGCAAATGGGCGGTCAGGCCATCGCGGAGATTTTATTTGGAGAGGTTAACCCGAGCGGAAGATTACCTGTCTCGATCCCAAGGTCTGCCATGCAGCTGCCTGTTTTTTATAATTATAAGGATGGAGGATATAAAAAGGACCATTATGATATGTCTGGTGATCCTTTATATCCGTTTGGTTTTGGCCTTTCCTATACAGAATTCGTATATGATAATCTTCAGATTAGTAGAGAGTCAATTGCAGCAGAAACGTTAGCCGACGGGGAAAAGTTCTGTATATCTGTTAATGTTACAAATATTGGTGATAATAACGGTTATGACGTGCTTCAGCTTTATATAAAAGGGAAGGCTGGAAGCATTATTAGGAGAGTGAAGGAATTAAAAGGCTTTAAGAAGGTATGGCTTGCGGCAGGAGAAACAAAAGAAGTTCGCCTTGAGCTAGGAGCAGAGGAGCTGCAAGTGTTCAGCAGTCACAATACCTACAAGGTGGAACAGGGAGACTTTGAAATAGAAGTTGGAAACCCCGTCAGTAGCTTAGGAGCTGCTTTAAATATCAGTTGA
- a CDS encoding alkaline phosphatase: MKINKKVMGITLASSLALGSFAYTSANEKVEAKKESQQAKNVIVLVKDGVSSTTTTLARWYKGEPLAMDEIMSGGVRTYSAESAVTDSAPAGTAMATGNKSNDKLVGVLPEKIASPGVDSSLADDPLKPVANVLEGAKLEGKATGIIATSEIQHATPAAFSSHVTHRTDYDSIAEQQVYQNIDVVLGGGKNSLEAKNRKDGENLVDVIEEKGYDIIETRDELLKSKSNKLWGTFAPAALAYDMDRSQTNPEEPTLAEMTKKGISTLSKDKDGFFLFVEGSKPDWAAHANDPIGMISDTLAFDEAVKEAVAFAKRDKNTLVIAVSDHGNSGISIGNQNTNSSYPATPVSAYIDPLKEAKMTLEGALKQLKKDNSNVLEVAALYGITNPTADETKALNSSTNLSKTLVQLLANRANLGFTTGGHTGEDLFMYSYGPGKPTGLIENTDVAKSSATALGFSLGKVDKEVFVEAESAFKKIGAKVSIDSSDKTNPVLIVKKGKTTAEIPVNKNIVTIKGKDKELKTVTVQSNGKFYVSQEAVNIVKKGK, encoded by the coding sequence ATGAAAATAAATAAAAAGGTTATGGGAATCACTCTAGCAAGCTCTTTAGCACTAGGATCGTTTGCATATACTTCAGCAAATGAGAAAGTAGAAGCGAAAAAAGAATCACAACAGGCTAAAAACGTTATTGTCCTTGTCAAGGATGGAGTCAGCTCAACTACTACTACACTTGCAAGATGGTATAAAGGGGAGCCACTAGCGATGGACGAAATCATGTCTGGTGGTGTGCGTACATATTCTGCTGAATCGGCTGTCACTGACTCTGCTCCAGCTGGAACAGCGATGGCAACAGGTAATAAATCAAACGACAAATTAGTCGGCGTTCTTCCAGAAAAGATAGCGTCACCGGGAGTAGATTCTTCCCTTGCTGATGATCCGCTAAAACCTGTTGCAAATGTGTTGGAAGGGGCCAAGCTTGAAGGCAAAGCAACTGGTATTATTGCTACATCAGAAATCCAGCACGCAACACCAGCAGCTTTTTCTTCACACGTAACACATCGTACTGATTATGACAGTATCGCTGAACAACAAGTCTATCAAAACATAGATGTTGTGTTAGGCGGCGGGAAAAACTCACTAGAAGCTAAAAACCGTAAAGACGGTGAGAACCTTGTAGATGTTATTGAGGAGAAAGGCTATGACATAATAGAAACACGTGATGAATTATTGAAGTCAAAATCAAACAAGCTATGGGGAACTTTTGCGCCAGCAGCATTAGCATATGATATGGATCGTTCGCAAACAAATCCGGAAGAACCAACTCTTGCAGAAATGACGAAAAAAGGTATTTCAACACTTTCAAAAGATAAGGACGGATTCTTCTTATTTGTTGAAGGAAGCAAGCCAGACTGGGCAGCACATGCAAATGATCCAATCGGAATGATCAGTGATACACTAGCTTTTGATGAAGCAGTCAAAGAAGCTGTAGCTTTTGCGAAAAGAGATAAAAACACATTAGTTATTGCCGTTTCTGATCATGGGAACAGCGGAATTTCAATCGGTAACCAAAATACAAATTCTTCTTACCCTGCTACCCCAGTTTCTGCTTATATTGATCCATTAAAAGAAGCGAAAATGACATTAGAGGGTGCATTAAAGCAGCTTAAAAAAGACAATTCAAATGTTTTAGAAGTAGCAGCATTATATGGAATTACTAATCCTACTGCAGACGAAACGAAAGCATTAAACTCTTCAACTAACTTAAGTAAAACGCTTGTTCAGCTGCTTGCAAACCGCGCAAATCTTGGCTTTACAACAGGTGGACATACAGGCGAAGACCTATTCATGTATTCTTATGGACCAGGCAAGCCGACTGGTTTAATCGAAAATACAGATGTTGCAAAATCTTCGGCAACTGCATTAGGCTTCAGCTTAGGCAAAGTGGATAAAGAGGTATTCGTGGAAGCAGAAAGTGCATTCAAAAAAATTGGAGCAAAAGTCAGCATTGATTCATCTGACAAAACAAACCCTGTTCTAATAGTTAAAAAAGGCAAAACTACAGCAGAAATCCCAGTAAATAAAAATATTGTCACAATCAAAGGCAAGGATAAAGAGCTAAAAACAGTAACAGTTCAAAGCAATGGCAAGTTTTATGTGTCACAAGAAGCTGTTAATATCGTGAAAAAAGGTAAATAA
- a CDS encoding alpha-mannosidase, which translates to MSLERIQRFIQHLGKFEVLESIQVEDWQAKRGVYMEPGKYEFNSDETVLINEGDWLIDAGATMFLEKEVSIPSNWRNRPFGLTFLSSAKGRRTLHEGLVSINGKPHHGIDRNRSYVPFPEDARKSEKITIHIELYNYAGQTLDELNYQNEPAEYDPPSLTLLQGSLDLVNGAVQSLLATVKCYYETAKLLPEGNIDKSTIITSLSEVERKILSEKPAALTDFSLVAEIEENLIESLADLSDSTNGQMLMVGQSHIDLAWLWPVKEAIRKCSRTFSTMSTLLEENPNFTYAQSQPQAYAFVKEHYPDIYERVKKHIADGRWEVVGGMWVEPDLNMPSGEALVRQLLYGMKFYKEEFGIKPRIEWLPDTFGYCASLPQLLKGAGIDYFMTTKMNWNDTNPFPFDLFYWEGIDGTRILSFLNHGLNEYTHPQEIQSHWDSYKQKNAHPHQMLLYGHGDGGGGVTQEMIDYVDRSASLPGLPSVVNSTAHEFFDGITEKNPALPAWVGDMYLELHRGTYTTHARNKRWNRKAEVLYRDAEIWGSVAASFAGANHDPSLEHGWKLLLLNQFHDIIPGSSIPEVYVDSESDYKEIFACGEKVRNTALQELEQQISTEGDGIPVVVFNSLSWERSETVKITGGLELAGKGAVNQDGEVLPADISQMEDGQFELSVYVPEIPEMGYKVIWLKELENIQIDKQEKAVSNWETDYYLVEWNELGEITRLYDKNLRREVVHGGALGNQFQLFHDRPMLWDAWDIDPNFAEQRAETVSLLEQSSTKGATKDIIRFKWQLGQSIVEQDMILYHHNKRIDFQTKVDWQEQHKLLKVAFPVDVMSSKATYEIPFGAVERATHTNTSWEQAQFEVCGHRFADLSEAGYGVSLLNDCKYGYDVKQNVLRLSLLRAPKWPDKGADIGLHEFTYSLFPHEGDWREAEVVKQGYELNHPALVIQATAHLGSLPSSYSFIKTEAKQTILDTVKMSEDGNGLTLRMYESSGGREQIHLSLAGQADSAYETNLLEEKQADISLEGNKLSAALKPYEVKTIVVNL; encoded by the coding sequence TTGTCTTTGGAAAGAATACAGCGATTTATTCAGCATTTAGGGAAGTTTGAGGTTTTAGAATCGATTCAAGTGGAGGATTGGCAGGCAAAGCGTGGAGTTTATATGGAGCCGGGAAAATATGAATTTAACTCAGATGAAACAGTTCTTATTAATGAGGGTGATTGGCTAATTGATGCTGGTGCCACGATGTTTTTGGAAAAGGAAGTTTCGATTCCATCCAACTGGAGAAATCGCCCATTCGGTCTTACGTTTCTTTCCAGTGCAAAGGGGCGCAGGACTCTTCATGAGGGACTCGTTTCTATTAATGGCAAACCACATCACGGAATTGACCGTAACCGCAGCTATGTTCCTTTCCCGGAAGATGCGCGGAAATCAGAAAAGATTACTATTCATATAGAATTATATAACTATGCCGGCCAAACACTTGATGAGTTAAATTATCAAAATGAACCAGCAGAATATGATCCACCATCGTTGACCCTTTTGCAGGGCAGTCTTGATTTAGTAAATGGCGCTGTGCAAAGCCTGCTTGCAACAGTGAAGTGTTACTATGAAACAGCAAAACTACTACCTGAAGGTAATATAGACAAATCTACAATTATCACCTCTTTGTCAGAGGTGGAACGAAAGATACTGTCCGAAAAGCCGGCAGCATTAACGGATTTTTCCCTCGTTGCAGAAATAGAAGAAAATTTAATCGAAAGCCTCGCAGATTTGTCTGACAGCACGAACGGACAAATGCTGATGGTAGGCCAGTCTCATATTGATTTGGCTTGGCTGTGGCCTGTAAAAGAAGCTATTCGCAAGTGCAGCAGAACCTTCTCAACAATGAGTACACTGCTCGAGGAGAATCCGAACTTTACTTATGCACAAAGCCAGCCTCAAGCATATGCCTTTGTTAAAGAGCATTATCCTGACATTTATGAAAGAGTGAAAAAGCATATTGCCGATGGACGCTGGGAGGTAGTCGGCGGGATGTGGGTGGAGCCTGATTTAAATATGCCATCAGGTGAAGCGTTGGTTCGTCAGCTGCTATATGGAATGAAGTTTTATAAGGAAGAATTTGGAATTAAACCAAGGATTGAATGGCTTCCAGATACATTTGGCTATTGTGCTTCCTTGCCGCAATTGTTAAAGGGTGCTGGAATTGACTACTTTATGACCACAAAAATGAATTGGAATGATACCAACCCTTTTCCGTTTGATTTATTTTACTGGGAAGGAATCGATGGGACGAGGATTTTGTCCTTTTTGAATCATGGCTTAAATGAGTATACCCATCCACAAGAAATCCAAAGCCACTGGGACAGTTACAAGCAAAAAAATGCCCACCCGCATCAAATGCTGCTTTACGGCCATGGAGATGGCGGCGGTGGAGTTACACAAGAAATGATTGATTATGTTGATCGGTCTGCATCCTTGCCTGGATTACCTTCTGTCGTAAACAGTACAGCACATGAATTTTTCGATGGCATAACAGAGAAAAATCCGGCTTTGCCAGCATGGGTTGGTGATATGTATTTAGAGCTTCACCGCGGAACATATACAACACATGCCCGCAATAAAAGATGGAATCGTAAAGCAGAGGTTCTTTACCGTGATGCTGAAATTTGGGGAAGCGTTGCTGCAAGCTTTGCAGGTGCAAACCATGATCCTTCATTGGAGCATGGATGGAAGCTGCTTTTGCTCAATCAATTTCATGATATTATTCCAGGCTCATCTATTCCAGAGGTATATGTTGATTCGGAGTCTGATTATAAAGAAATTTTTGCATGCGGGGAAAAGGTAAGAAATACAGCTTTACAGGAGCTGGAACAGCAAATTAGCACAGAGGGTGATGGGATACCTGTTGTTGTCTTCAACAGTCTGTCATGGGAGAGGTCTGAAACAGTAAAAATCACCGGAGGATTAGAATTGGCAGGAAAAGGCGCTGTCAATCAGGATGGGGAAGTGTTGCCTGCAGATATTAGTCAAATGGAAGATGGGCAATTTGAGCTATCTGTTTATGTTCCAGAAATTCCAGAAATGGGCTATAAGGTCATTTGGCTTAAGGAGTTGGAAAATATCCAAATAGATAAACAGGAGAAAGCTGTGAGCAATTGGGAAACAGATTATTATCTTGTGGAATGGAACGAGCTTGGAGAAATTACTCGTCTATATGATAAGAACTTACGGCGTGAGGTAGTGCATGGTGGAGCTTTGGGCAATCAGTTCCAGCTTTTCCATGACAGACCGATGCTGTGGGATGCATGGGATATCGATCCGAATTTTGCAGAACAGCGCGCAGAAACGGTCAGTCTTTTAGAGCAAAGCAGCACTAAGGGTGCAACGAAGGATATCATTCGGTTTAAATGGCAGCTTGGCCAATCCATTGTTGAACAAGACATGATTTTATACCACCATAATAAACGAATTGATTTTCAAACGAAAGTCGATTGGCAAGAACAGCATAAATTATTAAAGGTTGCTTTTCCAGTCGATGTGATGAGCAGTAAAGCAACATATGAAATCCCGTTTGGAGCTGTAGAACGAGCCACACATACAAACACAAGCTGGGAGCAAGCGCAGTTTGAAGTATGTGGACATAGGTTTGCCGACCTGTCTGAAGCAGGATATGGTGTCAGCTTGCTGAATGACTGCAAATACGGATATGATGTGAAACAAAATGTTTTGCGTTTATCCTTATTGCGTGCACCGAAATGGCCAGACAAGGGAGCGGATATTGGCCTGCATGAATTCACCTACTCCCTTTTCCCGCATGAAGGAGACTGGAGAGAAGCTGAAGTGGTGAAGCAAGGCTATGAACTAAATCATCCTGCACTTGTTATTCAGGCAACAGCACATCTTGGAAGTCTTCCAAGTTCGTATTCCTTCATTAAAACAGAGGCTAAACAGACTATCCTTGATACGGTCAAAATGTCTGAGGATGGCAATGGTCTTACGCTGAGAATGTACGAATCGAGTGGTGGCAGAGAGCAAATTCACCTATCCTTGGCAGGGCAGGCTGATTCCGCATATGAAACAAATTTGTTGGAAGAGAAACAAGCAGATATTTCTCTGGAAGGTAATAAGCTGTCGGCAGCATTAAAGCCATATGAAGTAAAAACAATTGTCGTAAACCTGTAG
- a CDS encoding YrvL family regulatory protein, with translation MSDDKPFKPETLRTKIIIIIAIAIIAITVLGVITAGYFFGIIGLFRLLGVQYDSFGSLLWFIGGYLLIGGIGELFTNVMRILMRKAQKWRESQIKAVFIFLSFLVNLIIISFLDNVMNSIEMEAITRVIVSLILALADYVMDANIGSNQEEKQI, from the coding sequence ATGAGTGACGACAAACCTTTTAAGCCAGAAACGCTTCGAACAAAAATAATTATTATCATAGCAATCGCCATTATTGCTATCACTGTGCTAGGGGTGATAACCGCAGGTTACTTCTTTGGTATCATTGGCTTATTTCGGCTGTTGGGTGTTCAATACGATTCCTTTGGTTCCTTATTATGGTTTATTGGTGGATATTTACTTATAGGAGGAATTGGTGAGCTCTTCACAAATGTCATGCGAATATTAATGCGAAAAGCGCAAAAATGGCGAGAGTCGCAAATCAAAGCAGTCTTTATTTTCTTATCCTTTCTAGTAAATCTTATTATTATCTCATTTCTAGACAATGTAATGAATTCGATTGAAATGGAGGCAATCACAAGGGTGATAGTTTCACTCATTTTAGCGCTAGCAGATTATGTGATGGATGCAAATATCGGCAGTAATCAAGAAGAAAAACAAATATGA
- a CDS encoding GrpB family protein, whose amino-acid sequence MSVSIVELHPHNPEWESKFEREKTRILEALGDKTLAIEHIGSTSIKGLAAKPIIDIMEVLIILTK is encoded by the coding sequence ATGTCAGTATCTATTGTAGAATTACACCCACACAATCCTGAATGGGAATCCAAATTTGAACGGGAAAAGACAAGGATTTTAGAGGCACTAGGCGATAAAACATTAGCAATTGAACATATAGGCAGCACGTCAATTAAAGGATTAGCAGCTAAGCCTATTATTGATATAATGGAGGTGTTGATAATCTTAACCAAGTAG
- a CDS encoding YuzL family protein, translating to MEVKTVSNRKADPSTIGLGSTEVQGQGTTMKETGNRKSDSSNKKQKKS from the coding sequence ATGGAGGTGAAGACAGTGTCAAACAGAAAAGCTGATCCATCAACAATTGGTTTAGGTTCTACAGAAGTACAAGGACAAGGTACTACGATGAAAGAGACGGGAAACAGAAAGTCTGATTCCTCAAACAAAAAGCAAAAAAAATCCTGA
- a CDS encoding GrpB family protein, whose amino-acid sequence MKYEYVPKPECIDRRFFRKGPWGQGICHLHICEHDSTEWQDKLLFRDYLRFHPEAVSEYASLKEELAHVHKLDRHAYTERKGPFIRRIIDFARLTGENKLTKGI is encoded by the coding sequence ATTAAGTACGAATATGTACCTAAACCAGAATGTATAGATAGAAGATTTTTTAGGAAAGGTCCATGGGGTCAGGGGATTTGTCATCTGCATATTTGTGAACACGACAGTACAGAATGGCAAGATAAATTACTTTTTCGTGATTATCTCCGGTTTCATCCTGAAGCTGTAAGTGAATATGCTTCACTAAAGGAAGAACTTGCCCATGTACATAAATTAGATCGACATGCTTATACAGAGAGAAAAGGACCTTTTATTAGGAGAATTATAGATTTTGCTAGATTAACTGGAGAGAACAAATTAACAAAGGGAATCTAA
- a CDS encoding LacI family DNA-binding transcriptional regulator, whose protein sequence is MTNIKDLAKMSGVSVSTVSRVLNHHPYVSAEKRAAVLKAIECTNYNRNINAVHLSRGKTQLMGVVLPCTDTPYFALLLKGCAKRALENDYKLVLFQTDYAEEKEIEALQMLKQKQIDSLIICSRKCDLALIQEHIQYGTIVLCEKTTEKSLPSVFIDHYEIFFQALEYLYQKGHKKIGYSVGRKTGSNSSLREQAYRDFLKKYKLPFYSDYIMDDCLYFEDGEKVMQRLRSMDIQPTALIITSDQVAAGIMIECQKKGISIPEQLAVIGFNNEPIAKMMNITTIDIPLVELGGDLFLHAYHGYNSNKQISVKLIERETV, encoded by the coding sequence ATGACAAACATTAAGGATTTGGCAAAAATGTCAGGCGTATCTGTCTCGACGGTATCTCGTGTCTTAAATCACCACCCATATGTAAGTGCTGAAAAGAGAGCAGCTGTTTTGAAAGCGATTGAATGCACCAACTACAACAGAAATATTAATGCCGTTCATTTAAGCAGGGGAAAAACACAACTTATGGGTGTCGTTCTGCCTTGCACTGATACGCCCTATTTTGCATTGCTGCTTAAAGGGTGTGCTAAAAGAGCTTTAGAAAATGATTATAAGCTTGTCTTGTTTCAAACAGATTATGCTGAAGAAAAGGAAATCGAAGCATTACAGATGCTAAAGCAAAAGCAAATTGATTCCTTGATTATTTGTTCAAGAAAATGTGACTTAGCACTTATCCAAGAACATATACAATATGGAACGATTGTTCTTTGTGAAAAGACTACAGAAAAAAGCCTTCCCTCTGTCTTTATCGATCATTATGAAATTTTCTTCCAAGCACTAGAGTATTTATATCAAAAGGGACATAAAAAAATTGGTTATAGTGTTGGAAGAAAAACTGGTTCGAACAGTTCGCTGCGTGAGCAAGCATATAGGGACTTTTTGAAAAAATATAAGCTTCCATTTTATTCTGATTACATTATGGATGATTGCTTGTATTTCGAGGACGGGGAAAAGGTAATGCAGAGGCTGAGAAGCATGGATATTCAACCGACCGCACTTATTATTACTAGTGACCAAGTGGCTGCAGGGATTATGATAGAATGCCAAAAGAAGGGGATATCCATCCCGGAACAACTTGCAGTGATTGGATTCAATAATGAGCCTATTGCTAAAATGATGAATATTACCACTATTGATATACCGCTTGTTGAATTAGGGGGAGACTTATTTTTACATGCATATCACGGATATAATTCAAATAAGCAAATCTCTGTTAAGTTAATAGAAAGAGAAACTGTTTAG